One part of the Mycobacterium marinum genome encodes these proteins:
- a CDS encoding flavin monoamine oxidase family protein, whose protein sequence is MTNPSWIVDVVIVGAGFAGLAAARDLARQGHDVLVLEGRDRVGGRSFTGSIAGLPADMGGSFVGPTQDAVLALAAELGVPTVPTFHDGKNVIRWRGGVRPYSGTIPRLSLTGLLDIARLRWQFERLARSIPISAPWAANRAADLDGVSLRQWLRSVRASASSHDLMAIMARVTWGCEPDDVSMLHAARYVRAAGGLDRLLDVENGAQQELIPGGTQQIAELAAAELGTHVVLDAPVRRIDRHGAGVTVTSDQGQAEAGFVIVAIPPAHRAAIEFNPPLPTGYQELADNWPQGRLSKAYAAYSTPFWRVNGFTGQSLSDMGPVFITFDASPHDDGPGILMGFVDAREFDSLSADRRRDRTLRCFASLFGDDALEPLDYVDYCWGTEQFAPGGPTAAVPPGSWTRYGQLLRKPVGPIHWAGTETADEWTGYFDGAVRSGQRAAAEVAALL, encoded by the coding sequence GTGACAAACCCATCGTGGATTGTCGACGTGGTGATAGTGGGCGCCGGCTTTGCCGGTCTGGCCGCAGCCCGCGACCTGGCGCGTCAAGGTCATGATGTGCTGGTACTAGAAGGTCGCGATCGCGTTGGCGGCCGCTCTTTCACCGGCTCCATCGCCGGATTGCCGGCGGATATGGGCGGCTCGTTCGTTGGCCCCACCCAGGACGCGGTCCTGGCGCTGGCCGCCGAGTTGGGTGTTCCCACCGTTCCGACCTTCCACGACGGCAAGAACGTGATCCGCTGGCGCGGCGGGGTCCGCCCCTACAGCGGCACCATTCCCAGACTTTCGCTGACGGGGCTGCTCGACATCGCGCGGCTACGCTGGCAATTCGAGAGGCTCGCCCGCAGCATCCCGATATCGGCTCCCTGGGCTGCGAACCGGGCCGCCGACCTCGACGGTGTCTCGCTGCGGCAATGGTTGAGATCGGTTCGCGCTTCTGCGTCCTCGCACGACCTGATGGCGATCATGGCCCGGGTGACCTGGGGGTGCGAGCCCGACGACGTGTCCATGCTGCACGCGGCCCGCTACGTGCGGGCCGCCGGCGGGCTGGACCGGTTGCTCGATGTGGAAAACGGGGCCCAGCAGGAGCTCATCCCCGGCGGCACCCAGCAGATCGCCGAACTGGCCGCGGCCGAACTGGGCACCCATGTCGTGCTGGACGCACCCGTTCGTCGCATCGACCGACACGGTGCCGGTGTGACCGTCACCTCCGATCAAGGCCAGGCCGAGGCGGGCTTCGTCATTGTCGCGATTCCGCCCGCGCATCGCGCCGCCATCGAGTTCAATCCCCCGCTGCCCACCGGGTACCAGGAACTCGCCGACAACTGGCCGCAGGGCCGGTTGAGCAAGGCCTACGCGGCGTATTCGACGCCGTTTTGGCGCGTCAACGGTTTCACCGGGCAGTCGTTGTCAGACATGGGCCCCGTTTTCATCACCTTCGATGCCAGTCCGCACGACGACGGTCCCGGCATTCTGATGGGCTTCGTCGATGCCCGTGAATTCGACTCGCTGTCTGCCGACCGGCGTCGCGACCGGACGCTGCGCTGTTTCGCCTCGCTGTTCGGAGATGACGCGCTCGAGCCCCTCGACTACGTCGATTACTGCTGGGGCACAGAACAATTCGCGCCAGGAGGACCCACCGCCGCGGTGCCGCCAGGGTCGTGGACCAGATACGGCCAGTTATTGCGAAAACCGGTCGGGCCGATTCACTGGGCCGGTACCGAGACCGCAGACGAATGGACCGGCTACTTCGACGGGGCGGTCAGGTCGGGCCAACGCGCTGCCGCGGAGGTCGCCGCCCTGCTATGA
- a CDS encoding TIGR03617 family F420-dependent LLM class oxidoreductase: MRVFTALYGLADAAERARELRDAGATGVATFEGPHDVFAPLTLAATVGGLDLMTNVAIAFPRNPIHLAHQAYDHQLLSGGRFILGLGTQVRAQIENRFGAAFDHPVARMTELIAALRAIFAAWNCGDRLNFRGQFYRHTLMTPTFNPGPIPFGPPPIYVGALGPRLTRAVAQHADGLLVMPFGSKRFLHANTMPAVHEGLRAGGRQADEFTIIPEIIVSAGDTEADREQAAAGTRRLLAFYGSTPAYRPVLAAHGWEDLQPELNALSKRGRWQEMGALIDDTMMHTLAACGTPADVAAHIRDRVDGISDTVCLYQAAPIGLCTLAAIIDELR, encoded by the coding sequence TTGAGGGTCTTCACCGCGTTGTACGGATTAGCCGATGCGGCCGAGCGGGCCCGGGAGCTGCGGGACGCAGGTGCGACTGGCGTGGCCACCTTTGAGGGCCCACACGACGTATTCGCTCCACTGACCCTCGCCGCCACGGTAGGCGGCCTGGATCTGATGACCAACGTGGCGATCGCTTTTCCGCGCAATCCGATACACCTGGCCCATCAGGCCTATGACCACCAGCTGCTCAGCGGCGGCCGATTCATCCTGGGCCTTGGCACCCAGGTGCGCGCCCAGATCGAGAATCGGTTCGGCGCCGCGTTCGACCACCCGGTCGCCCGGATGACCGAGCTGATCGCTGCCTTGCGGGCAATCTTTGCTGCCTGGAATTGCGGTGACCGCTTGAACTTTCGCGGACAGTTCTACCGGCACACGCTGATGACACCGACTTTCAACCCCGGCCCAATTCCCTTTGGCCCGCCCCCGATATACGTCGGTGCGCTCGGGCCCAGGCTGACCCGGGCCGTCGCCCAGCATGCCGACGGTCTGCTGGTAATGCCGTTTGGCTCCAAGCGTTTTCTGCATGCCAACACAATGCCGGCGGTGCACGAGGGGTTGCGCGCCGGCGGGCGTCAGGCCGACGAATTCACGATTATTCCGGAGATCATCGTGTCGGCCGGCGACACCGAGGCCGACCGGGAACAGGCCGCCGCGGGCACCCGACGGCTGCTGGCCTTCTACGGGTCTACCCCCGCCTACCGGCCGGTGCTGGCGGCGCACGGCTGGGAAGACCTGCAGCCCGAACTCAACGCGCTGTCCAAGCGGGGGCGCTGGCAGGAAATGGGCGCGCTGATCGACGACACCATGATGCACACCTTGGCGGCCTGCGGCACACCCGCCGACGTTGCGGCGCACATCCGCGATCGGGTGGATGGGATCTCTGACACCGTGTGCCTGTATCAGGCCGCACCCATTGGGCTTTGCACGCTCGCTGCGATCATCGACGAGCTGCGCTGA
- a CDS encoding PE family protein yields the protein MTLVDVVPGMVQAAANDLAGLNSTLNAANAAAATRITTVVAAAQDEVSAAIAAQFSGHGLAYQQLSTQVGVFSDQFVAALSASASGYSAAEAANTGPLQQLLTIVNAPLLAATGRPLIGNGANGAPGTGANGGDGGWLLGDGGIGGSGTPGTVANPTGGVGGAGGAAGLLGSGGAGGAGGSSPLGDGGAGGVGGAGGWLSGNAGAGGAGGPGLFGFTGGAGGAGGAGGLLGAGGLGGAGGYGPGGVGGTGGAGGAGGLLAGLVGAGGGHGGTGGFGAGGTGGDGGAGGNAGLFGGPGGAGGTGGVGTGGDGGNGGAGGNAGTLFGTGGAGGAGGSGVAGAGGVGGAGGNAGLLFSAGGVGGAGGYGSSDGGAGGAGGNGGLLYSNGGVGGTGGYGAAAAGGAGGAGGRAGLAIGGGGAGGAGGEGATTGGDGGAGGTGVLIGNGGNAGVGGTGPAAGATGVGGTSGLLLGLDGFNAPTSTSPLHTFQQQALGAVNAPVQTLTGRPLIGNGTPGAAGSGAAGTAGGWVFGDGGAGGSGAMSTGADGGAGGAAGMWGTGGSGGNGSAGIGGGLTGGAGGAGGAGGWLTGTGGAGGSGGYSSTADGGVGGAGGAGGLWGGGGIGGTGGFGALDGAAGGVGGAGGLLGGLVGAGGGDGGAGGYGLTGAGGAGGAGGNSGLLSGPGGSGGTGGAGAVADGGVGGAGGSAGLLFGSGGIGGDGGFGSNTGGAGGAGGNAGLLFSSAGAGGFGGFGVANGGGSGGAGGNAGLLGCGGAGGFGGLGIAGTGGSGGAGGTGGILLGTGGAGGSGAESLSVGDSGGAGGMGGNAVLIGTGGNGGNGGVGTSTGTRGAGGSGGLLLGQDGSDGLP from the coding sequence ATGACGCTTGTTGACGTGGTGCCCGGCATGGTGCAGGCCGCCGCAAACGATCTGGCAGGCCTGAATTCGACCCTTAATGCGGCCAATGCGGCCGCCGCTACCCGGATAACAACGGTCGTGGCCGCGGCCCAAGACGAGGTGTCGGCGGCGATCGCGGCGCAGTTTTCCGGCCATGGCCTGGCCTATCAGCAGCTCAGTACCCAGGTGGGGGTCTTTTCCGACCAGTTCGTGGCGGCCCTGAGCGCCAGCGCCAGCGGCTATTCCGCCGCGGAAGCGGCCAACACCGGCCCGCTGCAGCAGCTGTTGACCATCGTCAACGCGCCGTTGCTGGCGGCCACGGGGCGCCCGCTGATCGGCAACGGCGCCAACGGGGCCCCGGGGACCGGAGCCAACGGTGGCGATGGCGGCTGGTTGCTCGGTGACGGCGGGATCGGCGGCTCGGGCACACCGGGCACCGTCGCCAACCCGACCGGCGGGGTCGGCGGGGCTGGCGGGGCGGCGGGACTCTTGGGCTCGGGAGGCGCCGGCGGGGCCGGCGGGAGCTCGCCGTTGGGCGACGGAGGTGCCGGCGGGGTCGGCGGAGCCGGCGGATGGTTGTCGGGTAACGCCGGGGCCGGCGGGGCCGGCGGGCCCGGCTTGTTCGGCTTCACCGGCGGCGCCGGTGGGGCCGGCGGGGCCGGCGGACTGTTGGGTGCCGGGGGCCTCGGGGGTGCCGGCGGGTACGGCCCCGGCGGGGTCGGCGGGACCGGTGGGGCCGGTGGCGCCGGCGGGCTGCTGGCCGGGCTGGTCGGTGCCGGCGGCGGCCATGGCGGGACCGGCGGGTTCGGTGCCGGTGGGACCGGGGGCGATGGCGGGGCGGGCGGCAACGCCGGACTGTTCGGTGGCCCGGGTGGGGCCGGCGGCACGGGCGGAGTCGGTACCGGCGGGGACGGGGGCAATGGTGGGGCCGGCGGCAACGCCGGCACGCTGTTCGGCACGGGCGGGGCCGGTGGGGCCGGTGGCAGCGGAGTTGCCGGCGCCGGCGGGGTCGGCGGGGCCGGTGGCAACGCCGGGTTGCTGTTCTCGGCCGGCGGCGTCGGCGGTGCCGGCGGGTACGGCTCCTCCGACGGCGGCGCGGGCGGGGCCGGCGGCAACGGCGGGCTGCTGTACTCCAACGGCGGGGTCGGCGGGACCGGCGGGTACGGCGCTGCCGCCGCCGGTGGTGCCGGCGGGGCCGGCGGCAGGGCCGGCCTGGCGATCGGCGGCGGTGGGGCCGGCGGGGCCGGCGGCGAGGGCGCCACCACCGGCGGGGACGGTGGTGCGGGGGGCACTGGGGTGCTCATCGGCAACGGCGGCAATGCCGGTGTCGGCGGGACCGGCCCGGCGGCCGGCGCGACGGGGGTCGGCGGGACCAGCGGGCTGTTGCTGGGGCTGGACGGATTCAACGCGCCAACCAGCACCTCGCCACTGCATACCTTCCAACAGCAGGCACTGGGCGCGGTCAACGCGCCCGTCCAGACCCTCACCGGGCGCCCGCTGATCGGCAACGGCACCCCCGGGGCCGCGGGCAGCGGCGCCGCCGGGACCGCGGGCGGATGGGTGTTCGGTGACGGCGGGGCCGGCGGGTCCGGCGCGATGAGCACCGGTGCCGATGGCGGGGCCGGCGGTGCGGCCGGCATGTGGGGCACCGGCGGGTCCGGCGGGAACGGCTCCGCCGGGATCGGCGGTGGTCTTACCGGCGGCGCCGGCGGGGCTGGCGGCGCCGGCGGATGGCTGACCGGCACCGGCGGGGCCGGCGGTTCCGGCGGCTACTCATCGACCGCGGATGGCGGCGTCGGCGGGGCCGGCGGCGCCGGCGGGCTGTGGGGCGGCGGAGGGATCGGCGGGACTGGCGGCTTCGGCGCGTTGGACGGCGCGGCCGGTGGTGTTGGCGGAGCCGGCGGGCTGCTGGGCGGGCTGGTCGGAGCCGGCGGCGGTGACGGTGGGGCCGGCGGTTACGGCCTTACCGGTGCTGGTGGCGCCGGCGGGGCCGGCGGCAATTCCGGGCTGCTCAGCGGCCCGGGTGGATCCGGCGGAACGGGCGGGGCGGGCGCCGTCGCCGACGGCGGTGTCGGTGGGGCCGGCGGCAGCGCCGGGTTGCTGTTCGGCAGCGGCGGGATCGGCGGCGACGGCGGGTTCGGCAGCAACACTGGCGGTGCCGGCGGGGCCGGCGGGAATGCCGGGTTGTTGTTCTCCAGCGCCGGGGCCGGTGGCTTCGGCGGATTCGGTGTCGCCAACGGCGGCGGCTCCGGCGGTGCCGGCGGCAATGCCGGCTTGCTGGGCTGCGGCGGGGCCGGCGGGTTCGGCGGGCTCGGTATCGCCGGAACCGGCGGCTCCGGCGGGGCCGGCGGCACCGGCGGAATACTGCTGGGTACCGGCGGGGCCGGCGGTTCCGGCGCAGAATCGTTGAGCGTCGGCGATAGCGGCGGGGCCGGTGGCATGGGCGGCAACGCCGTGCTGATCGGCACCGGCGGCAACGGCGGCAACGGCGGCGTGGGCACCAGCACCGGCACTCGCGGCGCCGGCGGCTCCGGTGGGCTGCTGCTCGGCCAAGACGGAAGCGACGGCCTGCCCTAG